In Metopolophium dirhodum isolate CAU chromosome 9, ASM1992520v1, whole genome shotgun sequence, the genomic window GACCCATACACAGCCGACGACTATTGACTATGCACCGTGGAGAATGAAGAGATGCACGAACcgatttatacaaataatttattaataaaaatattcgttattatattattattgttattacctatattgtgtacagcataataataatatattgtctgtaTTTTATTGTAGTATGGCCAGCCCAagcagatataatattatattggtcgtAGGTAGAtgatacgcgagaccgtcttgtaatgtaggtacctatatacgttaATATTCAGACTGCGACCGACCGGTCAGCCGCGACGAGCGGGAGGAGAAGCCCATGAGAATACGACGACAAGAAAGTAACTCGCCGTCGTATGACAACGCGTGGCTAATTGGATCGATAAATCGTATAAACGATgtacgcacacacacaaacacacacacacacacacacacatatatattaatataataatatataatatggcgaCGATTGCGATCTTTGGCACACAACGTCACCGCGCCTGTGAATTTTATTGTTTCGATTGCAGTTAGAAGCAACTCTGCGCGTATTAAATACTATACTGGTacaaagtatacatattattatattatattcaatatcgtattatatttgtacacatACGAGtgcacgtattatattataccaaatatactggaatacctatataaaacggtttttttttcggtCCCCGACTCGAGCGGGAAGAGTGATGACGGACGGACGGATGAGGTaaaccaaacaaaaaataaataattgaataccgTCTTCGgacttgatttttaaataattaatgcgcGCGCGTCATATGTGTACACCCATGtgccttataatataatatattttacaatatcccATGCTCTCCTCGTtcttttatcttaaaatattacctacctatacgaaTAAACGATTAAAACGTGTTTTCGGACGCTTTgctagattattatttttacgacaAAACGATTTGTTCGgggaaataactaaaaaaaaatatcccatCCAAAGGCAAGAGTTTTCTAAAACCATGATGTGGCACCGTATCGACACATTTCAATAATACTGAAGTATGAATACTAGCACAGTAGCACCTTATAACTTTGCTCACAGCTGATCCCTGTGAACCATGAATATTATTAGTCGAAAACAGTCAGTCCTAATAGCTAGTCCAGTAAACGgtacattacctatatattacagtGATCCCAAAACGGCAAAACAgatatagacattttttaacATCTAAAATAGTGTCCTCAATTAGTTTAAAACTTATTTCTCATAGGTATACATACTGAAGACGTTCCGTTTTCGTCGAGCTGCTgcacaatatatcataataatatatcactgaACATAGTCATACGTATTTCGATGcagtatagtatatacctacttacccatgagatatatatataataatatcaatatgtatacatttcgtataaatatattataatataggtacgggggacgaggtggccgagcggtataacgcgacggattcggcacagccggtccgagttcgatcctcgaccactgggcggcatttttctccgtgcaagtcacggtgtccggagaacaagtgccgccatccccccaccccggggcacggcagaaacctacgggtgccccattagaaattctgccaaacacaacacacacgtgtaccaacctacccaatataaaacctaccaaacctacccaatataaaacctacagtaccctccccacacccaatggcctatgttgccacgggttactcaataaaaaaaaaaaaaaaaaaaaatataggtacacggtAAGGATCGTATTATCATATTACGATTATTGTGATCCGCGCGCATTCCAGCAGCCGGGTAATTAGTATTTCtgcatatattttaactaaCGCGCGTGTACACCTACATAGGCACTTATACTCGTAAGTCGTACTTACAAACACGCGGACGATTAGCGATCGGAAAACGGGCTGGCTCGCctattataatacactgttTACGTGTTCGACTATTGcaccaacaataataacaataatatttattattgtgtccGCAGCGGCTTGCAGCTATATTGCCTATTACCCcgcacaataaaatatacgtcCTCTGCGCGTAGGTATACGGCATCAGCGCATAATACGGTGggaaaaacaatacaatataatatgcctgCCTACGTGTCGTGGCTAATTAATTGCTATTTTCCATCGTGTATATGTATACCCATATGATACGTATgtacccataatattatgtttgctgCCTCGGTATATTCGCGAGTCTCGGCGGCGGTGGCGTCGGAATCGTGTGTGACCGGTATGATCGTATGAGCGGAATTTCTGCTCGAAAACGTAACAAGTCCCGGCcacgtacaacaataataatataatatattattatatgtacatattatacaaacgtgAGATACTTGCGAACCGTATGCGCGCTCAATGCGTACGGctaataggtactaataagcAGCGCAAGAcatacgtataattattattattgtgcatataatatatatatatatatattcgtcgTTATTATCGTgattgtatactgtatacagcgTGGTAAAATATAACACAGTATAAATACCCGTATACGGAAGGATTCATTTAACGTAAGACTATACACTCTATATTTCAGAAGAAACTaacgattttgaaaatatttctttcataatttgaagtcgtcaaaaacatttttgggaaaaattatattttgaaaggtCATTTTTGgtgtaaaagaatattttaagtCCGAACTTCTACGATTTTTGAAGAGAGtttgtcaaaatatatagttttacatATTTGTTGATTGGTAGAAACTAGaaacatgataaattaatacatattttgttcgaATTGAAGCAACAAGGTGGGGGGCAATTGTAGGTATTTGATATGGTAAATAAGATTAATTATGATTtgtcttgtattgtattttattatttctaaataacctgttgttttaaaaaaataaaaaatattttatatagatcattttacatttactattttattttaccattaaaaacgatgttattcctaatacattttgtaaaatgaaTGACATCCCCCCCCCCTCCGGAGAAAATAGTGGCCGTCCACAGCTGAGCTTCACTTGATAacgatgtaaattataatataggagtACCTTATCTAGTTAGTATAGATATCTGTGATATAATGTCGCGTATACGGATAATTTTCCGGGCGTGATGTCCGAAGGAACTCCGACTTTTCACACTCGTCCCGTACGTCTATTATAGTGGGTATAGATGCTGCACgtttaggtataatacattaatacccattataatattattataatatggttgtgAGAATGAAAAAAACCGTTTATTGTTATCGTTcacgcacatattatatacttactgcATGAAGAGATACGTaaaatatacgagtatacgtCTTATATATAGTGCATAGCGTGGTATACGTTGTACTTATGCGATCACGTGACCAACGActaaacgaatataatatgatataatgttatatgaatgcgtgtacacatattattataaaaacgattGCCCGGTCGGCCCGGCAAACGGTGACAGATGCTCGCGTACGATGATTTACAGCCTCTCCGCCGCTGACAGCAGCCCGAAcgatatttattgatttttaatagtGCCGCTTTTTAACGCGTACACagccgccaccaccaccgctgcctgcgacgacgacgacgaaagaaatgtttttcacttttatattatactattacactattatattatattactatacgcGTGAGTGTATATCATCGTGTATTACGACGACGTGGTGGCAGACGCACACTGTACAAAGAGAGAAAACACATCATATATAGaccctaaaattataaattgtgtacgctggaggtaggtacataaaatgtgTACGGTAAAGTCATCGTACAGGCCGCTGTCTCCGACTCCTCCATATTATAGCGTGTATATATGTAATAGCTTAGCTAAGACCTAGCTGCTAGGTGCTATATCATCGACATTTTTGTTCCTATACTCGTCATGTATACGAGAATGTCCTGCAGGGTACTTGGAACACTCGAATATAtcggtgatattattattattgatcatcACGcacgaatataaaattattggcCAGCGAAGTGGACTACAGCAGGAAGTAGGTGTCcgtgtcatattataattggcacactaatattacataatataggtaatatactaatatattattaatttattgtatttttatagtcGGCTGATATAGGAACAGTCAAATGGGTCTGTAAAACTCGCGGGGTACTCGTCGAGATGGCACGAAGACATCGTAGCCTGCACCACCGTCGGTTTGATTCaacaataatcattaaaatattgaggTAAGACACTGCagtcagaatattatattattactagctgAATTACACGTCGTTGCCgggtttaagtataaaaaatgtctacagcCCAACTTTAACCGGACGGCCGCAGACCAAGACAgacgattaattttaataggtatataatacaaaataataatgtatgacaACAATCTTATTACAAAATTACCCAACTATAACTAAAGCTACTTCATTAGTAGTTGCAGCATTGTAACAGCCTTTGTGTCCATTAGCAGGTTTTCTATCAGCGTGAATAACCACCtgaaaattagtattattttgacTTGGTTCATAGTgccaatgttatttttataatcaattgtgGGATTATATGCTAGACCagataatttcttaattttccatttgcgtaaattaattttagtcgGAAACCCTAAAGTTTCTTGGTGTTTGATTGCTTTGTACTTTGTTATAGTTTTCTTAACTTGGTTGATTCGAGTTTTATCTGTATATCTAGCACGGCGACGCatcttactttttttattaattttatttttcttactaTTTTCTGTGAcactaacattattaaaaatagataaatcgCCCTCTGAAGTAGTAATTAAATTTACTGCAACATTATGAATATTAGGAATAgataaataaacatcaaaatgACCACTATTAAAATTTCCAGTTTGACGCAATCTTTTTACTGGGAATGTATCTACACCAAATTTAgcataaagattattattataataaatttgaaataaaaatgggAAAATATTTCCAGTTGCAACCAATTCGCAATAACCACCGTAGACAGTAGGATTGACCATTTCACGAACATAAGCCTCAGCAGTGGAAAAGTTGTCACCATTTCAATTGTAAGACATAGTAATAAAGTTATTCCAATTATCAGACACATACGAAACAATCGTATTTCGGATCTCCTGACATCTTACTTGAGTGTTAAACAAATGAAATGATATTGAACGGAAAAGGCAGGCACCATCACCGATAATTGGTACAACTATTTGAGGTGTCAACATTCTATTGACAAAAATGTCTTCAAtcgatgacatttttaaaaaaatgtattcaatcgatgacatttttaaaaaaatgtattcaaacaattaaattgaataaatataatattttaaataattttccaacGTGTTCCGGGTAAtctttatacttaaaatgtgatctacctacatataatgtacAGCTAGAGGCTCACGGCttatttttcactaaaaatatattacgtattataataatagatatattggTCAATATTTTACGTCATAAGTTTAGCGGTTGCAGCCGTGCTATATATTACTAAAACGCATACAATGTATGatgaataatgtaataaaaatatataacgtattgtaataataggtatatttgtgttttaatattttacgtcaTATATTTAGCGGTTGAAGCCgtgttataatacgtattagtaaaatacatataatgtgTATCAGAACGTATCAGTAGAGCAGTGAGCCTCGGACTCGTGAGTAAGTCGGTAGACAAATTAACTGTCGTAAAGACTGTGAATAGTGTATATGGTGTAAATGATATAGGAAACGCCGCGACGGCATGGTGGATCGTAACACGTTTATCGCATAAAGGTACGGCCCCACTGAACGCGATTTGCGATTTTGCGTTTTGCGATTGCGTTTTGcgtttttacgattttatcaAAACTATAGAATAACTATGACATGGCCACACTGTCAGCGTTTCGCGTTTTGCGTTTTACGATATATCGCTTTTAAcgcaaataaatcaaaatagtttGTTTTCATGCGATTAATCGCTCTTGAAAAGCCCACGATGTCGGTTGATCCAGAAAAATTAGCTGCAgcagtttttttaaaagaacCAATCTGGAACCCTCGCCATGCTGGTCATAGAAGTAGGACCATTATTCAACAGTGTTGGTCTGATTTAAGCAAAGAGATGATTGTAGATGATAAGTAGGTACAATGCAggttatattacaaaaataaatacaaaatttatccAAGttcactttattttaatatttcacatattaCGTATATTGGCATAtagctttatttattaaacacttaaaagtaagtataagttatataaacttataaggaataaataattaaataatattataatttataagcaatattgcaaactttataaaaagtataggtacatcgtacatcagtcattaggtacctattggtattacaatataatattattctgatacTTATAGCTTATTGAACATATACAACCGTCAACCAtatacattgattataaataaaaattattaaaaattattattaatcaataaaatgtatacattagtacgtataaacttactataaattataaattatactataatcaaTTACACAGTACACTAGTTAAAATAGTTAAGAATAGGTTGATAGGTACTCGATAGAATATTATAGATAGCCGATTGGGAAATTACATTTGAATCAATTGAATAAGCTTACCATAtgtaattattctatttttaataataaagtcgAAGTCTAATATACGAGcagttacttataaattataatgtacacaaatacaaaatataaataatccaGACCTAcggtttaaatgaaaataatgattattccagtttatttttggttttaaaatagtaacacgatttgattgaaatttaaaattgacgAACAATTACATCGTTGCAGTATATTTCACTATAggtaaataagtttaataacgaaataaagtaaaaaaaaaaaaatgatcaaatataataatacctaggtaggtCCCTATCCTATAggtattaaacgttttaaaatttaaaaaataaattgatacctGTGACAaaagtcaaataaatattttaaaaatgtaatacctatctatatctatatgatattatcaaaGTTACATTATCTACCTACTGTTAAATATAGTCCATTTGCCAAGGAACTGAACCATACTCACTAATAAAATAGTTGGCGAATATTTCTCTAGTGTCTCTGGCATCTGTACTAAATCTATTATTTCTTCTGCCGTCAGAGATATTAGCAACTTTTTCTtcagataaattttgaataatattttgtattggttGTTTATTATGCGTTAATACTACATTGTGCAATATGCATACTgcttttgtaattataatagcattttcaatATTAGTTTCGATggctttatttaatattctccaCTTCGAGGATAGAATACCAAAAGTATTTTCAACTGTGCGCCTTGCCCGAGAAAGTCtgtaattaaatactttttttttattattatttatgagttgTTTGCCAGGATATGGTcgtaatatattaactaataatggAAATGCTTCATCGCCTATGAATGTGTATGGTACTTTGATGTTGGTATTTGGAAGTTCTGCATTATTAGGAATATtcagttttttattttgaagttttttgaaaaattctgaattttttaaaactccGCCGTCGCTTTCCCTGCCATACGCACCAATGTCAACCATCAcaaatttgtaatttgcatCAGAAACAGCAAGtagatgtatagaaaaaaaatgcttGTAATTGTAGTACATTGAACCCGAATTTTGTGGCTGATTAATCCTTATATGTTTTCCATCGATGCTTCCAAGGCAATTCGGaaaattccaatttttataaaaatttttggaatttgatTTCCACATATCAACTGTAGGTTCCGGCAAATAAGTAGGGAATAATTTATCCCAAATAGCACTACATGTCTCTactacaatttttgaaatagtaGTTTTTCCCATTCTAAAAGTGAAAGCTAAGCTTCTAAAACTACAACCAGTAgccaaaaatctaaaacatacatttaaagGTTAATAGGTTTTGAActtaaactagttgaactgataTTATTGcaattgaaataatttgttttacaattagACATAAGTAGTAACGTAGTTTAAATTTATGACATGTagttacacaaaaaaacaaataaaaactgattATGCGTAAATATTCacgtttttcctttatttttttattttgttttccccGACTCTTTTGAAGActattgaacattttcaatgtttatattatgatgaataaaataacttatttacctattacaatctatagctataaaagttgaaaattgtataaatgttaactacaaaatccttttttaattttaaatttgataaattttgtcaaaatttgaacttaaaatacttataaaaactatgactatgtgtgttttattatttttcaactggtatttttataatatcaggagccttgtattaaattttcacgcttattgaccaaacaaataaaatgttattgacatttacagaaaaaagctaaaaaaaaattttaatttaaaatgtctgcaTACAGCtcaaacgagtcaaaatattttgaaaatgttatcaagtatagtaattgataaaataaacatatggtatAAATtgcaagtatctacagttaatagtttttgaagtATAACCAAATAagaaaacactatttaaaaaatcgagtgaatatccagaatatccaatgttgtaaaactTTGAACTCCACacgatcataaaaatataatttgactttcaggtaaaaattttattttgataaaggtaaacaaacttaTAATGAGgattcttttattaaattttcaaattttatatttaaaaaaaagacagttatgaatttctaactcaaaataatttgagtgtgatttttacgtaggtattttgtcaaaattcgaactttaaatactaataaaaaaaaattgtgaatttatttttaatatttttcatcttccattgtaggtatataataggtatacaatatattatgaacctttattaaattgtcaagattTTTAACACAACGAATggcattttattgaaatatatagaaaaaaaaaataaaaaaatcggaaacttaaaatttacataatcagctaaaacaaatcaataccgattttacgtaaaaaatcatgtttttcctaatttttttttgttttttacgtcgcttttgaaaactactgtgaatTTCCAAGCGTTATTTCGATTACTTATTTGGTACACTGCAgacacatataaaaaaataaaaaaacacacatcatcgcttcgttcagaatctaaatttaaaatttgatttattttttttggaaaaattcaaaataccagTAGCCTATTAattttgtgaatctgattataagtaCAATGTTGATAGATATATCGATAttgatgtaatttttattaaatttacccAGG contains:
- the LOC132952578 gene encoding uncharacterized protein LOC132952578 → MVLIAKMTSFNSNRVRKILLSESSASIEAKVEMFKERLWVHELNTNREKEGEYHTLFSKLKKHPDKFFEYCRMDEETFNIVLDAIKDTIQKSETNFRKPISSEERLLVTLRFLATGCSFRSLAFTFRMGKTTISKIVVETCSAIWDKLFPTYLPEPTVDMWKSNSKNFYKNWNFPNCLGSIDGKHIRINQPQNSGSMYYNYKHFFSIHLLAVSDANYKFVMVDIGAYGRESDGGVLKNSEFFKKLQNKKLNIPNNAELPNTNIKVPYTFIGDEAFPLLVNILRPYPGKQLINNNKKKVFNYRLSRARRTVENTFGILSSKWRILNKAIETNIENAIIITKAVCILHNVVLTHNKQPIQNIIQNLSEEKVANISDGRRNNRFSTDARDTREIFANYFISEYGSVPWQMDYI